The following proteins are encoded in a genomic region of Paenibacillus sp. FSL H3-0469:
- the rfbG gene encoding CDP-glucose 4,6-dehydratase — protein MDERELTGAAFWKGRHVFVTGHTGFKGSWITKWLTMLGASVSGYAWDRDEPKLFPLIGAAPEVHTVWGDVRNRQRLDAALREAAPEVVFHLAAQPLVRTSYQFPADTFEVNVMGTVNLLEAVASAVDSGISVKAVVNVTTDKCYDNREWIWGYRETDPLGGYDPYSSSKACSELVTQAYRNSYFHPARYAEHGVAVATARAGNVIGGGDDSLDRLVPDCLRSFAAGLRPLLRNPAATRPWQHVLEPLSGYLLLAEKLVQEGAEYAAAWNFGPEEQSVHSVEKVAVRLAALWGEGAGIDIAGISGLHEAGELQLDSTKARRLLGWRSRWSVEQALQKTVDWHKALDAGQDMRNISEQQISEYMTLNL, from the coding sequence ATGGATGAGCGCGAACTGACAGGGGCAGCATTCTGGAAAGGGCGGCATGTCTTCGTGACCGGGCATACCGGCTTCAAGGGAAGCTGGATCACCAAGTGGCTGACGATGCTGGGCGCAAGTGTGAGCGGTTATGCCTGGGACCGGGATGAACCTAAGCTCTTCCCGCTGATCGGAGCTGCGCCGGAAGTTCATACGGTCTGGGGGGATGTGCGGAACCGGCAGCGTTTGGATGCGGCGCTGCGGGAAGCGGCCCCGGAGGTGGTCTTCCATCTGGCTGCCCAGCCGCTGGTTCGTACCTCTTACCAGTTCCCTGCCGACACCTTCGAGGTGAACGTCATGGGAACGGTGAATTTGCTGGAGGCGGTCGCAAGTGCAGTTGATTCCGGCATCTCAGTCAAAGCCGTCGTCAATGTTACAACAGATAAATGCTATGACAACCGGGAATGGATCTGGGGCTACCGTGAGACTGATCCGCTGGGCGGTTATGATCCTTACTCATCCAGCAAGGCATGTTCTGAATTGGTGACACAGGCTTACCGCAACAGCTATTTCCATCCGGCCCGCTACGCCGAGCATGGCGTTGCTGTCGCTACCGCCAGGGCAGGCAATGTCATCGGGGGCGGCGATGATTCCCTGGACCGGCTGGTACCGGACTGCCTGCGGTCATTCGCTGCTGGCTTGAGGCCGCTGCTGCGCAACCCGGCGGCGACGCGCCCCTGGCAGCATGTGCTGGAGCCGCTTAGCGGCTATCTGCTACTGGCCGAGAAGCTGGTGCAGGAGGGGGCGGAGTATGCCGCCGCCTGGAATTTCGGCCCGGAGGAGCAGAGCGTCCATAGTGTCGAGAAGGTGGCCGTCCGTCTTGCAGCGCTCTGGGGAGAGGGAGCAGGCATTGATATCGCTGGTATCTCCGGACTGCATGAGGCTGGTGAACTGCAGCTTGACAGTACCAAGGCCCGCCGTCTGCTGGGCTGGCGCTCCCGCTGGAGTGTTGAGCAGGCTCTGCAGAAGACGGTGGATTGGCACAAAGCGCTGGATGCAGGGCAGGATATGCGGAACATCAGCGAGCAGCAGATTAGCGAATATATGACACTGAACTTATAG
- the rfbF gene encoding glucose-1-phosphate cytidylyltransferase, translated as MKVVILAGGYGTRISEETDVKPKPMIEIGDKPLLVHIMEHYASYGFDDFVICLGYLGHVIKKYFADFYLQSSDVSFDFGNGNQMTRHNRQQRNWKVTLADTGREAMTGGRIRQVHKYTGNEPFMLTYGDGIADVNIQELLDFHRSHGKLATVTAVQPVGRFGALDITEDDRVIGFVEKPKGDEGWVNGGFFILQPEVFSLIEGDSTIWEQEPLRELAARDELRAYKHHGFWQPMDTLRDKRYLEELWREGGLPWMSAN; from the coding sequence ATGAAGGTAGTCATTCTGGCCGGGGGCTACGGGACCCGTATCAGTGAAGAGACTGATGTGAAGCCCAAGCCGATGATTGAGATCGGCGATAAGCCGCTGCTTGTGCATATTATGGAGCATTATGCCTCATACGGCTTCGATGATTTTGTTATTTGTTTGGGGTATTTGGGGCATGTCATCAAGAAATATTTTGCCGATTTCTACCTGCAGAGCTCCGATGTTTCGTTCGATTTCGGCAACGGCAATCAAATGACCCGCCATAACCGTCAGCAGCGGAATTGGAAGGTAACACTCGCGGATACGGGCAGGGAGGCGATGACTGGCGGAAGAATCCGGCAAGTCCACAAATACACCGGCAATGAACCGTTCATGCTGACTTATGGAGACGGTATTGCGGATGTCAACATACAGGAGTTGCTGGACTTCCACCGCTCTCACGGAAAATTAGCGACAGTTACCGCTGTACAGCCGGTAGGCCGTTTCGGAGCATTGGATATTACAGAGGATGACAGAGTAATCGGCTTCGTGGAGAAGCCCAAAGGCGACGAAGGTTGGGTGAATGGCGGCTTCTTCATTCTTCAGCCAGAGGTGTTCTCCCTGATTGAGGGCGACAGCACGATCTGGGAGCAGGAGCCGCTCCGCGAGCTGGCCGCGAGGGATGAGTTGAGGGCCTACAAGCACCACGGTTTCTGGCAGCCAATGGATACGCTCCGTGACAAGCGTTATCTGGAGGAGCTGTGGCGGGAGGGAGGTCTCCCATGGATGAGCGCGAACTGA
- the rfbH gene encoding lipopolysaccharide biosynthesis protein RfbH produces the protein MPTEAATLREQILKLTGEYYDIRWPGRSFVPGRDYVPVSGKVFDGEELISLVDASLDFHLTAGRYTGEFERRFSQIMERKHTLLVNSGSSANLLAVAALTSPLLGERRLRPGDEVITVAAGFPTTVNPLIQHGLIPVFVDVELPTYNINTAQLDEALSPRTRAVMLAHTLGNPFDLASVKAFTDRHGLWLIEDTCDAVGSMYEGRPAGSFGDLATVSFFPAHHLTMGEGGAVLTSGARLKKIVESLRDWGRDCWCQPGTDNTCGKRFDWTKGELPAGYDHKYTYSHIGYNLKATDMQAAIGVSQLDKLEGFHTARRRNFDYLKAALKPAEEWLILPQATPRSDPSWFGFPLTVREESPLSRNELVRKLEEARIGTRLLFAGNLLKQPAYSAVAHRLAAPLTQTDRIMNDTFWVGIYPGLSTEMLDYTAEVLLGLLKGKEVKR, from the coding sequence TTGCCCACAGAAGCTGCAACCTTGCGTGAGCAAATTCTGAAGCTGACAGGAGAATATTACGATATCCGTTGGCCCGGCCGGTCCTTTGTGCCTGGACGCGATTACGTGCCGGTCAGCGGCAAGGTGTTCGATGGCGAAGAATTGATCAGTCTGGTGGATGCTTCACTTGATTTCCACCTGACTGCCGGCAGATATACTGGCGAATTCGAGCGGAGGTTCTCTCAGATTATGGAGAGGAAGCATACCCTGCTGGTTAACTCGGGGTCCAGTGCGAATCTGCTTGCCGTCGCAGCACTTACCTCGCCGCTGCTCGGTGAACGGCGGCTACGGCCGGGCGATGAGGTAATCACAGTAGCCGCAGGCTTTCCGACCACGGTCAATCCGTTGATTCAGCATGGCCTGATTCCGGTGTTCGTGGATGTGGAGCTGCCTACCTACAATATAAATACGGCACAGCTCGATGAGGCACTGAGTCCGCGTACCAGAGCGGTCATGCTGGCACATACACTTGGTAATCCCTTCGATCTGGCCAGTGTTAAGGCATTTACGGACCGGCATGGGCTGTGGCTGATTGAGGACACCTGTGATGCTGTCGGGTCCATGTATGAAGGTAGGCCGGCCGGTTCCTTCGGCGATCTGGCTACGGTCAGTTTTTTTCCGGCGCATCATTTAACCATGGGAGAGGGAGGCGCAGTGCTGACCTCGGGTGCCCGCTTGAAGAAAATTGTCGAATCGCTCCGTGACTGGGGCAGGGACTGCTGGTGCCAGCCGGGAACCGACAATACCTGCGGCAAGCGGTTTGACTGGACCAAGGGCGAGCTGCCTGCCGGATACGACCACAAATATACGTATAGCCACATCGGCTACAATCTGAAAGCTACCGATATGCAGGCAGCCATTGGAGTGTCCCAACTGGATAAGCTGGAGGGGTTCCATACGGCACGCAGACGTAACTTTGACTATCTGAAGGCTGCGCTGAAGCCTGCGGAGGAATGGCTTATTCTCCCGCAGGCAACGCCGCGCAGTGATCCGAGCTGGTTCGGCTTCCCGCTGACCGTGAGGGAGGAGTCCCCCCTCTCACGCAATGAACTTGTACGCAAGCTGGAGGAAGCACGGATTGGCACCCGGCTCTTGTTCGCCGGTAACCTGCTCAAGCAGCCTGCGTATTCCGCTGTAGCGCACCGCTTGGCCGCACCGTTGACCCAGACGGACCGGATCATGAACGATACGTTCTGGGTGGGAATCTATCCGGGACTTTCGACGGAGATGCTGGATTATACTGCGGAGGTATTGCTGGGCTTGCTGAAAGGTAAGGAGGTAAAAAGATGA